Proteins found in one Sorghum bicolor cultivar BTx623 chromosome 1, Sorghum_bicolor_NCBIv3, whole genome shotgun sequence genomic segment:
- the LOC8155328 gene encoding flavin-containing monooxygenase FMO GS-OX-like 2 isoform X2, translating into MRRRAEVAVVGAGPAGLVAARELLREGHAVAVFEKSGRVGGTWAYDPRADADPLGRDPGAPGAVHSSLYASLRTNLPRELMGFSGFPLAGRVFAGDPRTFPGHREVLAFLDAFAVDSGVAAHVRLGAEVLRVRPLCRGQQGEQWAVAWRGEDGGVAEEAFDAVVVCSGHCSVPLLPKIRGINEWQGKQMHSHNYRTPEPFQDQSVVIVGLGASGIDIAREISHVAKEVHFAARYSEDRLGKIELYHNAWMHGEIECIQDDGLVRFAEGSSVAADTILYCTGYRYHFPFLDLDGFTVDDNRVGPLYKHVFPPKYAPNLSFVGLPYKSIIFSALELESKWVAAVLSGRATLPSEEDMMANVQEDYQRMEDARKPKRHTHTLWPRWVEYLNWLADQVGETHVEPRRSEMYEKALRCVWSLDEGYRDRWEEENIGCGSP; encoded by the exons ATGCGGCGGCGCGCGGAGGTGGCCGTGGTGGGCGCGGGCCCCGCGGGGCTGGTGGCCGCGCGCGAGCTGCTCCGCGAGGGCCACGCCGTGGCCGTCTTCGAGAAGTCAGGCCGCGTGGGGGGCACCTGGGCGTACgacccgcgcgcggacgccgaCCCTCTGGGGCGCGACCCGGGCGCCCCCGGCGCCGTGCACAGCAGCCTCTACGCGTCGCTGCGCACCAACCTGCCGCGCGAGCTTATGGGCTTCTCGGGCTTCCCGCTGGCGGGGCGGGTGTTCGCCGGCGACCCGCGCACGTTCCCGGGCCACCGGGAGGTGCTCGCCTTCCTCGACGCCTTCGCCGTGGATTCCGGCGTCGCCGCGCACGTCAGGCTCGGAGCCGAGGTGCTGCGGGTGCGGCCGCTCTGTCGGGGGCAGCAAGGGGAGCAGTGGGCGGTGGCGTGGCGCGGGGAAGACGGCGGTGTCGCGGAGGAGGCATTCGACGCCGTCGTCGTCTGCAGCGGCCATTGCTCGGTGCCTCTGCTGCCCAAGATCCGAG GAATTAACGAGTGGCAGGGGAAGCAAATGCACAGCCACAATTATCGCACTCCAGAACCATTTCAAGATCAG AGTGTTGTAATTGTAGGATTGGGAGCCAGCGGAATTGACATTGCTAGAGAAATCTCACATGTGGCCAAGGAAGTGCACTTCGCAGCTAGGTACTCTGAGGACAGGCTTGGAAAGATTGAACTCTACCATAACGCTTGGATGCATGGCGAG ATAGAATGCATCCAAGATGACGGTCTGGTGCGCTTTGCCGAAGGTTCATCTGTAGCTGCAGATACCATTCTTTACTGCACAGG GTACCGCTACCATTTCCCATTCCTCGACCTAGATGGGTTCACCGTTGACGACAACCGTGTCGGGCCACTGTACAAGCACGTCTTCCCACCAAAGTATGCACCAAATCTCTCTTTCGTTGGGCTACCATACAAG AGCATCATCTTCTCGGCACTAGAGCTGGAATCCAAGTGGGTCGCCGCCGTCCTGTCGGGGCGTGCCACGCTGCCGAGCGAGGAGGACATGATGGCCAACGTGCAAGAGGACTACCAGCGCATGGAGGACGCCAGGAAGCCGAAGCGCCACACCCACACACTGTGGCCTCGATGG GTGGAGTACCTGAACTGGCTGGCGGACCAGGTCGGCGAGACGCACGTGGAGCCGCGGAGGTCCGAGATGTACGAGAAGGCGCTCAGGTGTGTCTGGTCCCTGGACGAGGGTTACCGTGATCGATGGGAAGAAGAAAACATTGGCTGCGGATCACCCTAG
- the LOC8155328 gene encoding flavin-containing monooxygenase FMO GS-OX-like 2 isoform X1, with protein MRRRAEVAVVGAGPAGLVAARELLREGHAVAVFEKSGRVGGTWAYDPRADADPLGRDPGAPGAVHSSLYASLRTNLPRELMGFSGFPLAGRVFAGDPRTFPGHREVLAFLDAFAVDSGVAAHVRLGAEVLRVRPLCRGQQGEQWAVAWRGEDGGVAEEAFDAVVVCSGHCSVPLLPKIRAMLVLCVTGINEWQGKQMHSHNYRTPEPFQDQSVVIVGLGASGIDIAREISHVAKEVHFAARYSEDRLGKIELYHNAWMHGEIECIQDDGLVRFAEGSSVAADTILYCTGYRYHFPFLDLDGFTVDDNRVGPLYKHVFPPKYAPNLSFVGLPYKSIIFSALELESKWVAAVLSGRATLPSEEDMMANVQEDYQRMEDARKPKRHTHTLWPRWVEYLNWLADQVGETHVEPRRSEMYEKALRCVWSLDEGYRDRWEEENIGCGSP; from the exons ATGCGGCGGCGCGCGGAGGTGGCCGTGGTGGGCGCGGGCCCCGCGGGGCTGGTGGCCGCGCGCGAGCTGCTCCGCGAGGGCCACGCCGTGGCCGTCTTCGAGAAGTCAGGCCGCGTGGGGGGCACCTGGGCGTACgacccgcgcgcggacgccgaCCCTCTGGGGCGCGACCCGGGCGCCCCCGGCGCCGTGCACAGCAGCCTCTACGCGTCGCTGCGCACCAACCTGCCGCGCGAGCTTATGGGCTTCTCGGGCTTCCCGCTGGCGGGGCGGGTGTTCGCCGGCGACCCGCGCACGTTCCCGGGCCACCGGGAGGTGCTCGCCTTCCTCGACGCCTTCGCCGTGGATTCCGGCGTCGCCGCGCACGTCAGGCTCGGAGCCGAGGTGCTGCGGGTGCGGCCGCTCTGTCGGGGGCAGCAAGGGGAGCAGTGGGCGGTGGCGTGGCGCGGGGAAGACGGCGGTGTCGCGGAGGAGGCATTCGACGCCGTCGTCGTCTGCAGCGGCCATTGCTCGGTGCCTCTGCTGCCCAAGATCCGAG CGATGCTTGTGTTGTGTGTTACAGGAATTAACGAGTGGCAGGGGAAGCAAATGCACAGCCACAATTATCGCACTCCAGAACCATTTCAAGATCAG AGTGTTGTAATTGTAGGATTGGGAGCCAGCGGAATTGACATTGCTAGAGAAATCTCACATGTGGCCAAGGAAGTGCACTTCGCAGCTAGGTACTCTGAGGACAGGCTTGGAAAGATTGAACTCTACCATAACGCTTGGATGCATGGCGAG ATAGAATGCATCCAAGATGACGGTCTGGTGCGCTTTGCCGAAGGTTCATCTGTAGCTGCAGATACCATTCTTTACTGCACAGG GTACCGCTACCATTTCCCATTCCTCGACCTAGATGGGTTCACCGTTGACGACAACCGTGTCGGGCCACTGTACAAGCACGTCTTCCCACCAAAGTATGCACCAAATCTCTCTTTCGTTGGGCTACCATACAAG AGCATCATCTTCTCGGCACTAGAGCTGGAATCCAAGTGGGTCGCCGCCGTCCTGTCGGGGCGTGCCACGCTGCCGAGCGAGGAGGACATGATGGCCAACGTGCAAGAGGACTACCAGCGCATGGAGGACGCCAGGAAGCCGAAGCGCCACACCCACACACTGTGGCCTCGATGG GTGGAGTACCTGAACTGGCTGGCGGACCAGGTCGGCGAGACGCACGTGGAGCCGCGGAGGTCCGAGATGTACGAGAAGGCGCTCAGGTGTGTCTGGTCCCTGGACGAGGGTTACCGTGATCGATGGGAAGAAGAAAACATTGGCTGCGGATCACCCTAG